From one Anopheles bellator chromosome 1, idAnoBellAS_SP24_06.2, whole genome shotgun sequence genomic stretch:
- the LOC131214902 gene encoding probable U2 small nuclear ribonucleoprotein A' — translation MVKLTPELINQSMQYMNPCRDRELDLRGYKIPQIENMGATLDQFDTIDFSDNDIRKLDGFPHLPRLKCLLLNNNRIVRISENLHESLPSLQSVILTGNNIQELGDLEPLTKLPNLETLSLLTNPVSTKQHYREYVAFRFPSLRLLDFRKIKQKEREAANLLFKSKKGKEMHKEIMRKAKQAGGQAGLAANAGSTEKQTMQNASPADIQKIREAIKRATNLHEVERLTRMLQSGQISGDFLNGNSVTETD, via the exons ATGGTGAAGCTTACTCCCGAATTGATAAATCAATCGATGCAGTATATGAACCCGTGCCGTGATCGAGAATTAGATCTCCGAG GCTACAAAATACCGCAGATTGAGAATATGGGAGCCACTTTGGACCAGTTCGACACGATCGACTTCTCCGACAACGACATCCGCAAGCTAGACGGCTTCCCTCATCTTCCACGGTTAAAGTGTCTTTTGCTGAACAATAACCGCATTGT ACGGATAAGTGAAAATCTTCACGAATCGTTACCGAGCCTGCAGAGCGTGATACTGACGGGCAACAATATTCAGGAACTGGGCGACTTGGAACCGCTAACGAAGCTGCCCAATCTGGAAACGCTCAGCCTGCTGACGAACCCCGTCTCGACCAAGCAACACTACCGTGAGTACGTGGCGTTTCGATTCCCTAGCTTACGGCTTTTAGATTTCCGAAAGATCAAACAGAAGGAACGCGAAGCGGCCAATCTGTTgtttaaatcgaaaaaaggcAAGGAGATGCATAAAGAAATCATGCGGAAAGCAAAGCAGGCCGGAGGACAGGCGGGATTGGCAGCGAACGCCGGTTCGACCGAGAAGCAAACGATGCAGAACGCCAGTCCGGCCGATATACAAAAAATACGGGAAGCCATCAAACGCGCCACGAACCTGCACGAAGTGGAGCGGCTCACCCGAATGCTACAGTCCGGCCAAATAAGCGGCGACTTTCTGAACG GTAATAGTGTCACAGAAACAGACTAA